The segment GGCGGTCGCTTTTGCTCAGCCCACAGATGTGGTGAAAGTCCGCTTCCAGGCACAGACCAGGTCTTCTCCCCATGCCAGACACTACAGTAGCACCACTGAAGCTTATAAGACCATTGCTAAGGAAGAAGGCATTTGTGGCTTGTGGAAAGGTATCTTGATCTTACAAATGTTATGTGGGGACTGGAGGCTCTTCTTACATTTCttaatgtgataaaaatatTCTTGGTACTTATTATATTACTCTGTCACGCAGGTACAGCTCCAAACATTGTACGTAATGCAACGGTTAACTGTACAGAAATGGTGACATATGACTTCATCAAGGATGCCCTTCTAAAGTCCACTCCTCTGACAGGTAAAACAGTGGTTGCAGCCCAGTGTGATCTAGAATCATGATATACAACAGCAGCCAGTCGTGCAGTACTAACTTTCAGCCTTCAACCTACAGACAATCTGCCCTGTCACTTTGTATCAGCCTTTGGTGCAGGGTTATGCACAACAGTGATTGCCTCTCCAGTTGATGTGGTCAAGACAAGATATATGAATTCTGCTCTTGGCCAGTACAGCAGTGTTCTCAGTTGTGCTGCTGCCATGATGACCAATGAGGGACCAGTTGCCTTTTACAAGGGGTAAGCACTGACTGTATGGATTATAATGAGCGACCAATAAAGATAAAATTAAGCATTTATAGAGGAGGCGTACAAAACCACTGACTACAAACACAATGACAACtattaataaactgtaaattgCAATCAATCCTGTTGCTTTTCTGTTCTCTTGTTCTTTAGATTCATGCCATCCTTCTTGCGTCTGGGCTCCTGGAACGTGGTGATGTTTGTGACATACGAGCAGCTGAAACGAGCCATGATGGCAGCAAATCACAACTACACAACAACACTGTAATCACCGCAGAAGGCTGGCAGTGTAGTATAGTGGTGGTGCTTATACATTCTTTACCTTTTGTTTAGTTCAAGTTTATATTTCAACTTAAAACATCAAAACTTTACAATTATACCTATAACTGTTAGTATTAGGCTGGTAACACATATATAAAACGTGATCAGTATTTAAAAGTTAGAGCTTCTTTGACGAGCTGCTTCCTCTCAGCGGAGAGCTTCTCTGGAAACTGGATGTCAAAAGTAATGATGAGGTTTCCTCTCTGGGAGGGATCCTGGGACAGCGGCATTCCCTCTCCAGTCACCATTTTTTTGTACGCAGGGCTGATGTGTTGTGACAAACAAATCAGACacaggaaaataataattaatgtagATGATGCACAAACTCAAAGCATGTCATTCTAGAAATGTCCCAGTTTAGGTGTACAGCTGACctaaatttctttcttttgatcATTTATTTGCCTTTGAGAGTATCTGATTTTCTATTAATGCCAAATTGAATAGCattacaatatacaatattagATATTCTCTCTATATAGTATGCTACATTGCCCCAATATACTGGAAAAAAAGCACTTACTGCACAATGTCGTTAATGGGAATACTGAGCAGCCTGCCATCTAGTGTCTCCACATCCACAGAGAAGCCGGTCAAGGCCTATGGGAaagttttttttagattttgctTCATTGTTTATTGTACTTAAACCGAATCTTAAAACGTGAATGACAAAAAAACCCATCTTTAACATGACTCACCATCTCCAGAGAGATCTGGGCCTTGTAGATCAGGTCATTATGTTGTCTTACGAACAGAGGATGACTCTTCTGTCGCACAATGAACACAATATCTGCGGGAATGCTGTTTGGTCCCTAGAGGTAAAATACAGCGAACGATTGCATCACAGTCTGgctttttttctctcctaaAGCATGGTGTAGTAATAAAGTGTTACACATCAGGAAAAGTAAAAGAGTTAAATGAGACAGAGACTGGTTGCCAAAGCTGCCATTTTCACTTTAAAGAAGTCTGCTGAGGCCACCTGCTGGTGATAATACAGCAGATCCAGTGGAAAGAACAACTCATCAGATTATTCAACACATTTTGAGATTTCAGCCCAGACCTGAACTAGCTATGAAGTTCAGGGAGTGATTACTTTTTCACAGTGGTGAATTACTGCAGTTGAACAGCCATTTTGCttcaaaaatataattacaatttaaaaggGTTGCCTTTGTTTAATGGTAAATTTACAGTTTAGCAtgagacacacaaagagagaatgagaagcAGGAGGGGTTGATTATTTTTGTCCCTTGTCCTCTGATTGATGGAATCTTTACAATGCTCAATATATAATAAAGAGTTATCAGCACCAGGAACAGTGACCTATACTGTGATAGAAATTGATGTGTAGCTATTTTACCTGATCCCCCTCTTTAGAAAAAATGATTCTTGTGCCTTCTTTCCATCCAGGCTTCACATCTATAGTCAGTATTTTGTCTTTGATACTAGATGTGTATCCATCCTCATTCATCACCTGTTAAACGAATATGgcaaaaataaacagatgaatTACAGTAAGAGATATCAAGGTGAGACATGAGGAGTTTGCAGTTCAATTAATGATTAGATTAATACTTCGACCACTAAGAAATGAGAACAGATATTTATCAGACAAACAATGACTCTTACCCTGCGagatattttaatcttttttgtgCATCCATGAAACAAATCATCTAGCGACAAATTAAGATCTCTCTCTATTGGAGGATCTTGTGTCTTCACCATTCCTGGTTGCAGGCCGCCAAACTGTAGTGGCACCTCATTGGTATAAAAGTCTAGTGCAAACCACATCATGATGAATGTGTATGGTAATAAACCTGGAAAAGCACATTACTCGTGTGgtctttgtttctggttttCTCACCTGCAAATGGATTGTCGCCACCAAAAAACTGTCTGAATGTTTTGTCTGGATTCCCATGGTAGATGTATTTAGATGACCAAGCTCCACTGCTGGCAAACTCAGGTGGGATTCCACCTTTTAGACCTTCCTCACCAAACTTGTCATAGGTTGCCTTTTTTTGAgctgtcacagaaaaaaagatctGTATGTATCAAAATATCCTAAGTGAATATCAGCTTTACTGCTGCATGTCATTTTGAATGAAACACATTCAGGTAGCCTACTGCACATGTTGCAAATACATCTAGTGTTATCAGCAGTTAAAGACAGTTGATCGTGCATTGATGCAAAAGGTACAGTCTACATGAATGGTCGCACTAATGATGAAGCATTCATGGAGAAATAGTTAACTAAACCTCGacctccctcctcttctggCTACTTACGGTCGCTCAACACATCGTAGGCTTCACCCAGCTGACTGAACTTTTCAGCGCTTCCGGATTCTCTGTTGTTGCTCGGATGAAACTTCAGCGCAAGACGTCGATATCTGGTAACACCaaagttattaaaaatgaaaaacacaaaacgcCTGAGATAGAAACGATTTGTGTGTGGATTCAAGTTAGCTCAACATgaattacagttacagttacgCTAGTTACTTAACGCAAAGTAACGTTAACTGTTAATAATACTTACGCCCTTTTGATATCTGCGTCTGTCGCATTTCGGTTTATTTCCAGCGTCTCGTAGTAATCGAAGCCCATTATAGTgttaaatacttaaaaaaatagttttatagCTTAGTGTGTCGGTCCTAGCTAGCGCTAACGCTAGGTAGCTAAGTTTAGTTTGGTCTCCATGGTAACAGCTGCTAAGAAACTCTCGCGGTATTTACAGGTCATCGCGGGACTTTCTCAGTCTATTGGTTGTAGATCTGGATGAACTCAGGtacaaaaacatcacatgaacataagtattcacagcctttgccatGGCACTAAGGTCTGCTGCATCCTGTTTCAACTGATCATCCTTAAGACGTTTCCACAACTTGATTGGAGTCAGTTGATCGGACACGgtttggaaaggcatacacctgttTGTATAAGGTCCCACACTTAACATtgcagagcacaaaccaagccaagTCCAAGGAATTATCTGTAGACCGCCGAGACCAGATTGTATCAGGGCACAGATGTGGGGAAGGGTGCAGAAAAGGTTCTGCAGCTTTGAAGGTCCCattgagcacagtggcctccatcatctcTAAATGGAACCtgatggtcactctgaaagagctccagcatttctctgtggaaaGAGGAGAACCCTCCAGAGGAACAACCATCTCTGTAGCACTCCACCAGTCAGAcctgtatggtagagtggccagacgGAAACCACTCCTTAGTAAAAGTTTGCTATAgt is part of the Anabas testudineus chromosome 14, fAnaTes1.2, whole genome shotgun sequence genome and harbors:
- the dnajb13 gene encoding dnaJ homolog subfamily B member 13, with translation MGFDYYETLEINRNATDADIKRAYRRLALKFHPSNNRESGSAEKFSQLGEAYDVLSDPQKKATYDKFGEEGLKGGIPPEFASSGAWSSKYIYHGNPDKTFRQFFGGDNPFADFYTNEVPLQFGGLQPGMVKTQDPPIERDLNLSLDDLFHGCTKKIKISRRVMNEDGYTSSIKDKILTIDVKPGWKEGTRIIFSKEGDQGPNSIPADIVFIVRQKSHPLFVRQHNDLIYKAQISLEMALTGFSVDVETLDGRLLSIPINDIVHPAYKKMVTGEGMPLSQDPSQRGNLIITFDIQFPEKLSAERKQLVKEALTFKY
- the LOC113168852 gene encoding mitochondrial uncoupling protein 2-like, encoding MVGFGPADVPPSAAVKFIGAGTAACIADLLTFPLDTAKVRLQIQGEDKASTAAGKGTTVKYRGVFGTITTMVRTEGPRSLYNGLVAGLQRQMSFASVRIGLYDSVKQFYTKGSDHVGMGPRLLAGCTTGAMAVAFAQPTDVVKVRFQAQTRSSPHARHYSSTTEAYKTIAKEEGICGLWKGTAPNIVRNATVNCTEMVTYDFIKDALLKSTPLTDNLPCHFVSAFGAGLCTTVIASPVDVVKTRYMNSALGQYSSVLSCAAAMMTNEGPVAFYKGFMPSFLRLGSWNVVMFVTYEQLKRAMMAANHNYTTTL